The Streptomyces sp. NBC_01275 genome has a segment encoding these proteins:
- a CDS encoding TetR/AcrR family transcriptional regulator translates to MTRVQTPRKRRANGVESRQRILEATVEIAGERGYEGTSIAAVSAKCGLPASSIYWHFKDKDDLIAAVIERSFETWLAAVELPGEAAGTPLERITVMAAHVARSLIDAPDFLRLGLMLALERRPAEPRGRTVFLQVRDIAGQKITEMARTLFPDLDEDAVRILSTYAVAGADGLFVHREIHGDAVDLVAMFELHAQLVHDAASRLASSGKG, encoded by the coding sequence ATGACCAGGGTGCAGACGCCGCGCAAGAGGCGCGCGAACGGGGTGGAGTCGCGGCAGCGGATCCTCGAGGCCACGGTGGAGATCGCGGGCGAGCGCGGATACGAGGGCACGTCCATCGCGGCGGTCAGCGCCAAGTGCGGACTGCCCGCGAGCTCGATCTACTGGCACTTCAAGGACAAGGACGACCTGATCGCCGCGGTCATCGAACGCAGCTTCGAGACCTGGCTGGCGGCCGTAGAACTGCCGGGGGAAGCGGCGGGCACACCGCTGGAGCGGATCACGGTCATGGCGGCGCACGTGGCGAGGTCCCTGATCGACGCGCCGGACTTCCTGCGCCTGGGCCTGATGCTCGCTCTGGAGCGGCGACCCGCCGAGCCCCGAGGCCGCACGGTGTTCCTCCAGGTCCGTGACATCGCGGGCCAGAAGATCACCGAGATGGCCAGGACCCTCTTCCCCGACCTGGACGAGGACGCCGTACGCATCCTCTCCACCTACGCCGTCGCCGGCGCCGACGGTCTGTTCGTGCACCGGGAGATCCACGGCGACGCCGTCGATCTGGTGGCGATGTTCGAACTGCACGCGCAGCTGGTCCATGACGCGGCGAGCCGCCTGGCGTCGAGCGGCAAGGGATGA